The following coding sequences lie in one Vibrio casei genomic window:
- a CDS encoding ABC transporter substrate-binding protein — protein MKHFLLSCALTLSTTLPFMSHADTLSDWQSIEVKAKGQDVYLNAWGGSQEINDYLRWASSQVKQRYGITLHHVKVSDIAETTTRLLAEKAANKNSNGSVDVVWINGENFKSMKHNQLLFGPFVDALPNWEKVDQSLPVTTDFAEPTNGLEAPWGVGQLVYIYDTKKLPSPPMSALALLTYAKAHPGRITYPKPPQFHGTSFLKALLIELTNHDPALAKPVDPKTFTSTTQPLWDYLDALQPLTWQKGKHFPTSQPELVQLLDDNQIDIALTFNPNEVFSAQASGKLAKTTTTYAWKSGALSNIHFLAIPWNANAKEGAMVAINFLLSPEAQSKKGDINIWGDPSILQTAYLTGSAKNTKLFPSVAEPHPSWQTALEQAWLKRYSR, from the coding sequence ATGAAACATTTTTTGCTTAGCTGTGCGTTAACACTCTCCACAACTTTACCTTTTATGTCTCACGCCGACACGTTATCGGATTGGCAATCTATTGAAGTAAAAGCGAAAGGACAAGATGTGTATTTAAATGCCTGGGGAGGAAGCCAAGAAATTAATGATTATCTTCGCTGGGCAAGCTCGCAAGTTAAGCAACGCTATGGGATTACACTTCATCATGTAAAAGTCAGTGACATTGCGGAAACCACAACCCGCCTTTTAGCCGAAAAAGCGGCGAATAAAAATAGTAATGGCAGTGTCGATGTCGTCTGGATCAATGGTGAAAATTTCAAATCCATGAAGCATAACCAATTACTCTTCGGGCCTTTTGTCGACGCTCTTCCGAACTGGGAGAAAGTTGATCAATCACTCCCTGTCACGACAGATTTTGCAGAGCCGACCAACGGCTTAGAAGCGCCTTGGGGTGTGGGCCAATTGGTGTATATCTATGACACAAAAAAGCTGCCATCGCCTCCTATGTCCGCCCTTGCTTTACTTACTTATGCCAAAGCGCATCCTGGACGAATTACCTATCCAAAACCACCTCAATTTCATGGCACCAGTTTTTTAAAAGCATTATTAATCGAGTTAACCAATCATGATCCCGCGCTTGCCAAACCCGTTGATCCTAAAACATTCACCAGCACGACTCAGCCACTTTGGGATTACTTAGATGCTTTGCAGCCTTTAACATGGCAAAAAGGTAAACATTTTCCGACTAGCCAACCAGAGCTTGTTCAACTTTTAGATGATAATCAAATCGATATTGCTCTAACATTTAACCCTAATGAAGTGTTTTCTGCGCAAGCCAGCGGTAAATTAGCAAAAACGACGACGACATACGCTTGGAAAAGTGGCGCTTTATCCAATATTCACTTCTTAGCTATTCCATGGAATGCTAATGCAAAAGAAGGGGCAATGGTGGCAATTAATTTCTTACTTAGTCCAGAAGCTCAATCTAAAAAAGGGGATATTAACATTTGGGGCGATCCCTCTATTTTACAAACCGCTTACTTAACTGGCAGCGCTAAAAATACCAAGCTTTTTCCTTCAGTTGCCGAACCCCATCCTAGTTGGCAAACTGCACTTGAACAAGCTTGGCTTAAGCGTTATAGCCGATAG
- the cmoM gene encoding tRNA uridine 5-oxyacetic acid(34) methyltransferase CmoM: MKQDRNFDDIAHKFAKNIYGSDKGDIRQTIVWQDLKQALLMFDTQSSALTILDAGGGLGQMSQKLAQCGHQIVFCDLSREMLELAKQGVEQQGLSDQFCFIHSSIQHLDQKFNEPVDLALFHAVMEWLDDPQAVLKCVLNKLKPGGIASVMFYNHHGLVLKNVTCGNIPHVLQGMPHRKRFKLQPQQGLLPDDVYQWIEREGFQICGKSGIRCFNDYIGNQQYMGDYDADDVMALEQQLCRTEPYLSLGRYIHVWAQKPHTNI; this comes from the coding sequence ATGAAACAAGACCGAAATTTCGATGATATTGCGCATAAATTCGCCAAAAACATTTATGGTTCTGATAAAGGTGATATTCGTCAGACCATTGTTTGGCAAGATTTAAAGCAAGCACTCTTAATGTTTGATACTCAATCTTCCGCTTTGACGATATTAGATGCAGGTGGTGGTTTAGGTCAAATGTCTCAGAAGTTAGCACAATGTGGCCATCAAATTGTATTCTGCGATCTGTCTCGTGAAATGTTGGAACTTGCTAAGCAAGGTGTTGAGCAACAAGGGTTAAGTGACCAGTTTTGTTTTATCCATTCATCGATACAACATTTAGACCAAAAGTTTAATGAACCGGTTGATTTAGCCTTATTTCATGCCGTCATGGAATGGTTAGACGATCCACAAGCGGTTTTAAAATGTGTGTTAAATAAACTCAAGCCAGGCGGTATTGCTTCCGTGATGTTTTATAATCACCATGGCCTAGTTTTGAAGAATGTGACTTGTGGTAATATCCCACATGTTTTACAAGGAATGCCACACAGAAAACGGTTTAAATTACAACCTCAACAAGGTTTACTTCCTGATGATGTTTATCAATGGATAGAAAGGGAAGGCTTTCAAATCTGTGGGAAATCTGGTATTCGATGTTTCAACGACTACATTGGAAATCAGCAATACATGGGCGATTATGATGCCGACGACGTGATGGCGCTAGAACAACAATTATGTCGTACCGAACCTTATCTTTCGTTAGGTCGTTACATACATGTCTGGGCACAGAAGCCGCATACGAATATTTAA
- the mukF gene encoding chromosome partition protein MukF, with product MSEITQSLVEEPIVEEPIGEQPIDEVVSWVKQNNFTLNLSSERLAFLIAVAVLSNEKFDEELGEGELQDAFKIVTRLFEDTGEASVFRANNAINELVSQRLISRFVSELNEGASIYRMSPLGIAITDYYVRHREFSKLKLSIQLSMVADEMSKAVEAAQQATDTSQWQKHVYGVLKYSVSEIFDRIDLNQRVMDDQQIEIKEQIAQLLNQDWREAISSCESLLTETSSTLNELQDTLQAAGDELQTQLLDIQQMVYGQEGLDFIDAILFTLQTKLDRIISWGQQAIDLWIGYDRHVHKFIRTAIDMDQNRAFSQRLRQSVTDYFDAPWYLIYSDAERLRDMRDEAMLLRDDEVTGQVPTDVEYEELTVVDDALSERVAEMLQQHKETGRPIDLGAVLQDYLAQHSHAQHFDLARMVIDQAVRMGYSESDYQAIQPDWKAINDFGAKVQANVIDQY from the coding sequence ATGAGTGAAATAACTCAATCCTTAGTTGAAGAACCAATAGTTGAAGAACCGATTGGTGAACAGCCAATTGATGAAGTGGTTAGCTGGGTTAAACAAAATAATTTCACCTTGAACCTCTCAAGTGAGCGTTTAGCCTTTTTGATTGCCGTTGCGGTATTAAGCAATGAAAAATTTGATGAAGAGCTTGGTGAAGGCGAATTACAAGACGCCTTTAAGATCGTTACTCGATTATTTGAAGATACCGGTGAAGCCTCCGTATTTCGTGCTAATAACGCGATTAATGAACTCGTTTCTCAGCGGCTTATCAGTCGTTTTGTTAGTGAGTTAAATGAAGGTGCAAGCATTTATCGCATGTCGCCTCTTGGCATTGCGATCACTGATTATTATGTACGTCACCGTGAATTCTCAAAGTTGAAATTATCTATTCAGCTTTCGATGGTGGCAGATGAAATGTCTAAAGCCGTTGAAGCCGCCCAGCAAGCCACCGATACATCACAATGGCAGAAACATGTTTATGGTGTATTGAAATATTCAGTAAGCGAAATTTTTGACCGAATCGATCTGAACCAAAGGGTGATGGACGATCAGCAAATTGAAATTAAAGAACAGATTGCTCAGTTACTAAATCAAGATTGGCGTGAAGCCATCAGTAGCTGTGAAAGCTTATTAACGGAAACTTCAAGTACTTTGAATGAGTTACAAGATACTTTGCAAGCTGCTGGTGATGAGCTGCAAACTCAGTTGCTTGATATACAACAAATGGTTTATGGGCAAGAAGGGCTTGATTTTATAGATGCGATTTTATTCACACTGCAAACTAAGCTCGACCGTATTATTAGCTGGGGTCAGCAAGCCATCGATTTGTGGATTGGCTATGACCGCCATGTTCATAAATTTATTCGTACTGCCATTGATATGGACCAAAATCGTGCCTTCAGCCAACGGTTACGACAATCGGTAACCGATTACTTTGATGCGCCTTGGTACCTTATTTATTCAGATGCAGAGCGTTTGCGTGATATGCGTGATGAAGCGATGTTGCTGCGTGACGATGAAGTTACCGGACAAGTACCCACAGATGTAGAATATGAAGAATTAACCGTTGTTGATGATGCATTAAGCGAACGTGTTGCTGAAATGCTACAACAGCATAAAGAAACAGGGCGACCGATTGATTTGGGCGCGGTGTTACAAGATTACCTTGCGCAGCATTCTCATGCGCAACATTTTGACTTAGCCAGAATGGTGATCGACCAAGCGGTAAGAATGGGGTATTCCGAATCGGATTATCAAGCCATACAACCCGACTGGAAAGCGATCAACGATTTTGGAGCAAAGGTACAAGCGAATGTCATCGATCAATACTAA
- a CDS encoding alpha/beta fold hydrolase, with protein MNSDILFHKTYHHPTSNEWVVFVHGAGGSSSLWFKQIKDYRQHFNLLLIDLRGHGRSNQLLKNIISKHYSFEEVTMDILRVLDHLKIQSAHFVGMSLGTILVRNLAEMASNRVDSMVLGGAITRLDIRSQVLVKAGDMCKHIIPYMWLYKLFAYVVMPQRSQKESRHLFIHEAKKLCQKEFKRWFKLAADVNPMMKYFREREIAIPTLYLMGELDYMFIHPVKEMVSKHRSSWLLEIPNCGHVCNVERPQEFNNYSIKFIQKHSK; from the coding sequence ATGAATTCAGATATTCTATTCCATAAAACCTACCACCATCCAACCAGTAATGAATGGGTAGTGTTTGTTCATGGCGCAGGTGGAAGTTCTTCATTATGGTTCAAGCAAATTAAAGATTATCGACAACATTTCAATTTATTGTTAATTGATTTGAGGGGACATGGTCGTTCAAATCAATTACTGAAAAACATTATCTCTAAGCATTATTCATTTGAAGAAGTTACGATGGATATTCTACGTGTTTTGGATCATTTGAAGATACAATCTGCGCATTTTGTTGGCATGTCTTTAGGCACCATTCTTGTGAGAAATTTAGCTGAAATGGCGAGCAATAGAGTGGACAGTATGGTGCTAGGTGGCGCCATTACGCGCTTAGATATTCGATCTCAGGTATTAGTGAAAGCGGGGGACATGTGTAAGCACATAATTCCATATATGTGGTTATATAAATTATTTGCGTACGTTGTTATGCCTCAACGTAGTCAGAAAGAATCTCGGCATTTATTCATTCATGAAGCTAAAAAATTGTGTCAGAAAGAATTTAAGCGTTGGTTTAAATTAGCGGCTGATGTGAATCCAATGATGAAATACTTCAGAGAACGTGAAATTGCTATTCCTACACTTTATTTAATGGGCGAGTTGGACTACATGTTTATTCATCCTGTAAAAGAAATGGTTTCTAAACATAGAAGTAGTTGGTTATTAGAGATCCCGAATTGCGGTCATGTTTGTAATGTAGAGCGTCCTCAAGAATTTAATAATTATTCAATTAAGTTTATTCAGAAACACAGTAAATAA
- a CDS encoding VOC family protein encodes MYLEHVNLVVSDVEEMLAFYKAAFPHWAIRSEGEGEWYGKPRRWLHFGDTKYYIAISDNGVGENRNLEGHQTGLAHFAYVTDNIDTIIVRLQNAGYQIAKPGADNPFRRNVYFIDPAGFEIEFVQYLSDIPTERNNDL; translated from the coding sequence ATGTATTTAGAACATGTCAACTTGGTCGTGAGTGATGTTGAAGAAATGCTAGCATTCTATAAAGCAGCTTTTCCACATTGGGCTATTCGTAGCGAAGGGGAAGGTGAATGGTATGGAAAACCAAGGCGCTGGTTACATTTTGGAGATACCAAATACTATATAGCAATCAGTGATAATGGCGTAGGAGAAAATCGGAACTTAGAGGGGCACCAAACAGGTTTAGCGCATTTTGCTTATGTAACTGACAACATTGATACTATTATAGTAAGGCTACAAAATGCTGGCTATCAAATAGCGAAGCCCGGCGCAGATAACCCATTCCGCCGCAATGTATATTTCATTGATCCGGCAGGTTTTGAAATAGAGTTCGTTCAATATTTAAGTGATATTCCAACCGAACGCAATAACGACTTGTAA
- a CDS encoding CDP-alcohol phosphatidyltransferase family protein — translation MLDRYMIPIIKTPLNFTAKICINNDISADKVTWCSFLLGLCALPSLWLEQYTLALTFIILNRIGDGLDGAIARLTSPSDAGGFLDITLDFLFYALIPFGFILANPDQNAVWGALLIISFVGTGSSFLAFASIAAKQKIENPVYRNKSLYYMSGVAEGTETIAIFIAFCIWPQHFPILAAIFALICFFTAGNRIWAGYQTIQQSEVNSFKDTEE, via the coding sequence ATGCTCGATAGATACATGATCCCCATTATTAAAACACCGTTAAATTTTACGGCAAAAATCTGTATTAACAATGACATTTCAGCGGATAAAGTCACATGGTGCAGCTTTTTACTCGGACTATGTGCTTTACCAAGTTTATGGTTAGAGCAATATACCTTGGCTCTGACTTTCATTATATTAAACCGAATTGGCGACGGATTAGATGGGGCTATTGCACGCCTTACCTCTCCTTCTGATGCTGGTGGATTTTTAGATATCACTCTGGATTTTTTATTTTATGCTCTGATCCCATTTGGTTTTATTTTAGCCAACCCAGATCAAAATGCCGTGTGGGGTGCTCTTTTAATCATTTCTTTTGTCGGAACAGGTAGCAGCTTTCTCGCTTTTGCTTCTATTGCTGCAAAACAAAAAATTGAAAACCCCGTTTATAGAAATAAATCCTTGTACTATATGTCCGGCGTTGCAGAGGGCACAGAGACTATCGCTATCTTTATTGCTTTTTGTATATGGCCACAACACTTCCCTATCTTGGCCGCTATTTTTGCTTTAATTTGTTTTTTCACAGCTGGAAACCGCATATGGGCTGGTTATCAAACCATACAACAATCGGAAGTGAACTCTTTTAAGGATACCGAAGAATGA
- a CDS encoding ABC transporter permease: protein MLRLSYLIVLLIGVFPLIPGFFGMIAPALGYIPPLGLFNISLDAFYSVFSWPGVLHSIKQTLFIAISSSLLASIMTFSIIQAYWGTRHWVRVEKSLSPLLALPHVAFAVGFLFLFSDTGWIARLIHLVFSHTLFDGFFSLQDTVGIGLTFALAIKETPFLLLMSMPILHNLKVSETLQVSQSLGYSLHQSWWKILFPQWWKHMRFPLFAIIAYSGSVVDVSLILGPTHPPTFSVLVWQWFNEPDLSQLPRAAAGAFVLFFLCSLLIALIWMLERTFLGFYRSWMLSGRHSHIVIKPYFFLLLAAISLATLPIIIIWTFAQRWQFPNMLPTNWSLRFWQSEWFYIQETIITSISIALFSSFIALVLAIIAHEYRHKFSIALPMYIIALPILIPQLSLLFGMQITSLWVGQDHYLTWVVWSHVFFAFPYIYLSLDGPWKSYPIRLSQTATSLGLSPIMTWFKIKVRTLSGAILFAWAMGISVSLALYLPTIMLGAGRITTLTTEAVALSSGHDRRVVALYALWQAILPFVFFSVALFTNRLLQRRTNLTPLGIK from the coding sequence ATGCTTCGGCTGAGTTATTTAATCGTGTTACTCATTGGAGTATTCCCTCTTATACCCGGTTTTTTTGGTATGATCGCCCCTGCGCTCGGTTATATACCGCCTCTTGGGCTTTTCAATATCAGCCTTGATGCCTTTTATTCTGTTTTTAGCTGGCCGGGCGTTCTGCACTCCATCAAGCAAACTCTATTTATTGCGATTTCGAGTTCTTTACTCGCTTCGATAATGACATTTTCTATTATTCAAGCTTATTGGGGGACTCGACACTGGGTGAGGGTTGAGAAATCTTTATCTCCACTCCTCGCTTTACCCCATGTTGCTTTCGCGGTTGGGTTCCTATTTTTATTTTCCGATACAGGTTGGATTGCACGCCTTATTCATTTGGTTTTTAGTCACACGCTTTTTGATGGTTTTTTTTCATTACAAGATACCGTTGGAATTGGTTTAACCTTTGCATTAGCAATTAAGGAAACACCTTTTTTACTGTTAATGAGCATGCCGATTTTACATAACCTTAAAGTCTCTGAAACGTTACAGGTAAGTCAAAGTTTAGGTTATTCTTTACATCAATCTTGGTGGAAAATTTTATTTCCCCAATGGTGGAAACACATGCGCTTTCCTTTATTTGCTATTATCGCTTACTCAGGCTCAGTGGTAGATGTCAGCTTAATATTAGGCCCTACTCACCCACCAACTTTCTCTGTATTAGTTTGGCAATGGTTTAACGAACCAGACTTAAGCCAGCTTCCTCGCGCTGCTGCAGGTGCTTTTGTTCTCTTCTTTTTATGTTCATTACTGATTGCATTAATATGGATGCTGGAACGAACTTTCTTAGGTTTTTACCGTTCTTGGATGCTCTCTGGTCGACATAGCCATATTGTAATTAAGCCGTATTTCTTTCTCTTACTCGCAGCCATAAGTTTAGCTACGCTACCTATTATTATTATTTGGACGTTTGCTCAACGGTGGCAATTTCCAAATATGCTACCGACTAACTGGAGCTTACGGTTTTGGCAAAGTGAGTGGTTTTATATTCAAGAAACGATTATAACCAGTATTAGTATTGCCCTTTTCAGTAGTTTTATTGCTCTGGTACTTGCCATAATCGCTCATGAATATCGTCACAAATTTAGCATTGCTTTACCTATGTACATCATTGCTTTACCAATCCTTATTCCACAACTTTCATTATTGTTTGGCATGCAAATAACCAGCTTATGGGTAGGACAAGATCATTACTTAACATGGGTGGTTTGGTCACATGTCTTTTTTGCCTTCCCTTATATATACCTCAGCCTAGATGGTCCCTGGAAAAGTTACCCTATTCGCTTATCACAAACCGCTACCAGTTTAGGTCTATCACCGATAATGACTTGGTTTAAAATTAAAGTGCGCACCTTATCCGGTGCTATATTATTTGCTTGGGCAATGGGGATAAGTGTGAGCTTAGCACTATACCTACCAACTATTATGTTAGGCGCTGGTCGCATCACTACGCTCACTACAGAAGCCGTTGCATTATCAAGCGGTCATGATCGACGTGTGGTTGCATTATATGCATTGTGGCAAGCCATTTTACCATTTGTGTTCTTCAGTGTTGCGTTGTTCACAAACCGATTGTTACAACGAAGAACAAACCTTACACCCTTGGGGATTAAGTAA
- a CDS encoding ATP-binding cassette domain-containing protein encodes MSLQLQSLSIHHKHQGPLIEGVNMLIKPGEILTLMGPSGCGKSTLLSTIAGHLSDDFLLEGKIVLNQQSIETTLPHQRQIGILFQDDLLFPHLNVWENIAIGLPNEIKGKERKQHVIKCLKQVNLDKLACSMPHQISGGQRARVSLLRMLQAKPKAVLLDEPFNKLDMNLRVAFRRWVFTQLKQAQVPTLMVTHDEMDAPEDGTLIHWDNLKEESLNAR; translated from the coding sequence ATGAGCTTACAACTACAATCATTGTCAATTCATCATAAGCATCAAGGGCCACTTATCGAAGGCGTCAATATGCTAATAAAGCCAGGCGAGATTCTGACATTGATGGGGCCAAGTGGTTGTGGTAAATCAACCTTATTAAGCACAATTGCAGGCCACTTATCTGATGATTTTTTACTAGAAGGTAAGATTGTACTCAATCAACAATCAATTGAAACAACGCTCCCTCATCAACGTCAGATCGGCATTTTATTTCAAGATGACCTTCTTTTTCCACATTTGAATGTGTGGGAAAATATCGCTATAGGATTGCCGAATGAAATAAAAGGTAAAGAACGAAAGCAACATGTAATCAAGTGTCTGAAGCAGGTGAACCTTGATAAGCTAGCTTGCTCTATGCCACACCAAATATCAGGGGGTCAACGCGCACGTGTAAGCTTATTACGAATGCTGCAAGCAAAACCTAAAGCCGTATTATTGGACGAACCATTTAACAAATTAGATATGAATTTAAGAGTGGCTTTTCGCCGTTGGGTATTCACACAACTAAAACAAGCACAAGTTCCCACCTTAATGGTGACACATGATGAAATGGATGCCCCAGAAGATGGTACTCTTATTCATTGGGATAACCTAAAAGAGGAAAGTCTTAATGCTCGATAG
- the mukE gene encoding chromosome partition protein MukE produces the protein MPEQLVKALSNPLFPALDSQLRAGRHISSDDMDNYAFLSDFDGDLGAFYQRYNAELVRAPEGFFYLRPRSTSFIGRSVLSELDMLVGKILCFLYLSPERLAHEGIFTNQELYEELINLADEKKLMRLVTNRATGSDLDKEKLFEKVRTSLRRLRRIGMVLPVGDDEKFRISGAVFRFGADVRVGDDVREAQLRLIRDGEAVLDPEAVDPNKANDTQDKQDASDEQSEDLAEQEEQEQKAGDL, from the coding sequence ATGCCAGAACAATTGGTGAAAGCTCTATCTAACCCATTATTCCCCGCGCTTGACAGCCAATTGCGTGCGGGCCGCCATATCTCAAGTGATGATATGGATAACTACGCTTTTTTAAGTGATTTTGACGGTGATCTTGGCGCTTTCTATCAGCGTTATAATGCAGAATTGGTTCGTGCGCCAGAAGGCTTCTTCTACCTACGTCCACGTTCAACCTCATTCATTGGCCGCAGCGTGTTATCGGAACTTGATATGCTGGTGGGTAAAATCTTGTGCTTTTTGTATTTAAGCCCAGAGCGTCTCGCCCATGAAGGAATCTTCACTAATCAAGAACTATACGAAGAGCTAATCAACCTTGCTGATGAAAAGAAACTGATGCGTTTGGTGACTAACCGCGCAACCGGTTCGGATTTGGATAAAGAAAAGCTGTTTGAAAAAGTGCGTACTTCGCTGCGTCGGCTACGTCGTATCGGTATGGTATTGCCAGTCGGTGATGATGAGAAGTTTAGAATCAGTGGAGCCGTCTTCCGTTTTGGTGCTGATGTACGTGTCGGTGACGATGTTCGCGAAGCGCAACTACGCTTGATTCGTGATGGTGAAGCGGTGCTTGATCCTGAAGCCGTTGACCCAAATAAAGCGAATGATACTCAAGATAAGCAAGATGCTTCAGACGAACAATCAGAAGATTTGGCTGAACAAGAAGAACAAGAACAGAAAGCAGGTGACCTATGA
- a CDS encoding putative signal transducing protein, whose amino-acid sequence MKIFSAHDPIEAHIVRGLLESQNIHAEVHSDNIFSLKGEIPMTNDTDPYVWLVNDRFEKQAKDIITEYENRKDDELPNWICNQCNESVEATFAVCWNCGNSDHKQ is encoded by the coding sequence ATGAAAATATTTAGTGCTCATGATCCAATAGAAGCCCATATTGTTCGTGGCTTACTTGAAAGCCAAAATATTCATGCAGAAGTTCACTCTGATAATATCTTCAGTCTAAAAGGTGAGATCCCAATGACAAACGATACTGATCCTTATGTCTGGCTTGTCAACGATCGATTTGAAAAACAAGCTAAAGACATTATCACTGAGTATGAAAATAGAAAAGATGATGAACTACCTAACTGGATATGTAATCAATGTAATGAATCCGTCGAAGCCACATTTGCGGTATGTTGGAACTGTGGAAATAGTGACCATAAGCAATAA
- the elyC gene encoding envelope biogenesis factor ElyC produces MFELKKILSSLLMPLPALLIIGFIGLFLIMFTYKRGTGCVFMFISLMGIFLFSFQPVTTPLLKATERTYKAFLPVDGTIDYVMVLGSGHTVDDDMPPTSELSRTGLMRLTEGIRILRMYPGAKLILSGYAAGSSVSNARMMATVAVSLGVTKSDIVLLESAKDTWEEARQAVGFVGSKRLVLVTSASHMQRAMTEFKSAGLDPIPAPTNYLAFDNINEAWDRFTPQAKYLEQSERFWHEQLGRWWLSIRNTLVTEPVTTEPTTTLE; encoded by the coding sequence ATGTTTGAGCTAAAAAAAATATTGTCATCTTTATTAATGCCCTTACCGGCCTTATTGATCATTGGATTCATTGGCCTTTTTCTTATCATGTTTACCTATAAGCGTGGTACAGGTTGTGTGTTTATGTTTATTTCATTAATGGGTATTTTCCTTTTTTCGTTTCAACCTGTTACTACCCCATTATTAAAAGCGACAGAGCGGACCTACAAAGCATTTCTTCCCGTGGACGGTACCATTGATTATGTAATGGTACTTGGCAGCGGCCATACCGTGGATGACGATATGCCCCCAACCTCAGAGCTTTCACGAACAGGGTTAATGCGGCTCACTGAAGGTATCCGTATTTTACGTATGTACCCTGGTGCCAAATTGATTTTATCAGGCTACGCAGCAGGATCCTCTGTCAGTAATGCTCGCATGATGGCAACGGTTGCGGTATCACTCGGCGTAACAAAATCCGATATTGTCTTATTAGAGAGCGCAAAAGATACATGGGAAGAAGCAAGACAAGCAGTTGGATTTGTTGGTTCAAAGAGGCTCGTTCTAGTGACTTCAGCAAGCCATATGCAACGAGCAATGACAGAATTTAAAAGTGCCGGTTTGGATCCCATTCCCGCACCAACCAATTACCTCGCCTTTGATAACATTAATGAAGCATGGGATCGTTTCACTCCTCAAGCTAAATATCTAGAACAAAGCGAACGATTCTGGCATGAACAACTTGGTCGCTGGTGGCTTTCTATTCGCAATACTTTAGTGACTGAACCGGTAACCACAGAGCCGACCACTACATTAGAATAA
- the purR gene encoding HTH-type transcriptional repressor PurR: protein MATIKDVARIAGVSTTTVSHVINKTRFVAETTQEKVMAAVKQLNYAPSAVARSLKCNTTSTIGMLVTQSTNPFFAEVVDGVESYCYRQGYTLILCNTGGLVDKQRDYIRMLAGKRVDGLLVMCSDLDEELREMLDGHPDIPKVVMDWGPETSKADKIVDNSEAGGYLATRYLLDHGHTDIACLSGHFEKMACKERIAGCKRALAEEDLSLPEEWLLEGNFECDTAVIAADKILAMEKRPTAVFCFNDIMALGLMSRLQEKGINIPEDISVIGYDNIDLSAYFSPPLTTIHQPKRRLGKNAVEILLERIKDKDHAKQVFEMFPEILERSTVKTLK, encoded by the coding sequence ATGGCTACAATTAAAGATGTCGCACGCATTGCTGGAGTCTCAACCACAACCGTGTCTCATGTCATCAATAAGACTCGTTTTGTTGCAGAAACAACGCAAGAAAAAGTCATGGCGGCCGTTAAACAACTTAATTACGCCCCAAGTGCGGTGGCTCGTAGCTTAAAATGTAATACCACCAGCACGATTGGGATGTTAGTTACGCAATCAACCAATCCATTCTTTGCAGAAGTGGTCGATGGCGTAGAAAGCTATTGCTATCGTCAAGGCTATACTCTCATTTTGTGTAATACCGGTGGTTTAGTCGACAAACAACGCGATTATATCCGTATGCTTGCAGGAAAACGTGTCGATGGATTATTGGTAATGTGTTCCGATCTTGATGAAGAACTACGCGAAATGCTAGATGGTCATCCAGACATCCCCAAGGTGGTTATGGATTGGGGGCCTGAGACATCGAAAGCCGATAAAATTGTTGATAACTCCGAAGCCGGTGGTTACCTAGCAACCCGCTATTTGCTCGACCATGGTCATACCGATATTGCGTGCTTAAGTGGTCATTTTGAGAAAATGGCATGTAAAGAACGTATCGCCGGTTGTAAACGTGCTTTAGCTGAAGAAGATTTATCGTTACCTGAAGAATGGTTATTAGAAGGTAATTTTGAATGTGATACAGCGGTCATCGCAGCGGATAAAATTCTGGCTATGGAAAAAAGACCAACGGCAGTTTTCTGTTTCAATGATATTATGGCGCTCGGCCTAATGAGTCGATTACAAGAAAAAGGAATCAATATTCCAGAAGACATTTCCGTCATTGGTTATGACAACATTGATCTATCGGCTTACTTTTCACCACCATTAACCACGATTCACCAACCTAAGCGTCGTTTAGGTAAGAATGCTGTCGAAATTCTTCTAGAACGAATCAAAGATAAAGACCATGCGAAGCAAGTATTTGAAATGTTTCCTGAAATTCTTGAACGTTCAACGGTAAAAACATTAAAATAA